In Geotalea uraniireducens, one genomic interval encodes:
- a CDS encoding spinster family MFS transporter yields the protein MTSSPSAPGGNSAASTAALTLLLAINLLNYIDRQVLYAIFPLLKAELHLSDTALGFLGSAFMLCYMVSAPLLGWIGDRWQRTRLCSFGVAVWSAATALAGIAGTYHGLLAARTVVGIGEASFGTVSPGLLADYFPKERRGRILALFFLAIPVGSALGYLLGGIIGQTWGWHASFLIVGTPGLLLAIPVWLLRDPPRTIGDQNSAVSPTRRYADLLGNRSFINGTLAMAAMTFALGGLAQWLPSFLNRIHGLSVAKGNTLFGAITVITGIAGTLSGGWLGDRLQQRSGKGYLLVSGWGFLLGTPFAAIAILAPSLPLCLTAIALAEFFLFLNTGPLNTVIVNVSPSAIRSMAFAVNIFFIHALGDAISPTIIGWLSDRWGLQNSLMVAPLAILVAAAFSFLSCRTVERDSALAEQQ from the coding sequence GTGACAAGTTCGCCATCTGCGCCAGGCGGCAACAGCGCCGCGTCCACCGCCGCCCTGACCCTGTTGCTCGCGATCAACCTGCTGAACTACATCGATCGCCAGGTCCTCTACGCCATCTTTCCGCTACTGAAAGCCGAGCTACACCTCTCGGATACGGCCCTCGGCTTTCTCGGCAGCGCCTTCATGCTCTGCTACATGGTTTCGGCCCCGCTCCTCGGCTGGATCGGCGACCGCTGGCAACGGACCCGGCTTTGTTCCTTTGGCGTGGCCGTATGGAGCGCCGCTACAGCCCTCGCCGGAATTGCCGGTACCTACCACGGCTTGCTGGCTGCCCGAACCGTCGTCGGGATCGGGGAAGCAAGCTTCGGCACCGTCTCTCCCGGCCTGTTGGCTGACTACTTTCCCAAGGAGCGGCGTGGAAGGATTCTTGCCCTGTTCTTCCTTGCCATTCCGGTCGGCAGTGCCCTCGGCTATTTGCTGGGCGGGATTATCGGCCAGACGTGGGGCTGGCATGCCTCCTTCCTGATCGTCGGTACCCCGGGACTGCTGCTGGCCATCCCGGTCTGGCTGCTCCGGGACCCGCCACGCACAATCGGCGACCAGAACAGCGCAGTCTCTCCGACCCGCCGCTATGCGGATCTGCTCGGCAACCGTTCGTTCATCAACGGCACGCTGGCCATGGCCGCGATGACCTTTGCCCTCGGCGGACTTGCACAATGGCTGCCGTCGTTTCTCAACCGCATCCACGGCCTGAGCGTCGCCAAAGGAAACACCCTGTTCGGCGCAATTACCGTCATAACGGGCATCGCCGGCACTCTTTCCGGGGGCTGGCTCGGCGATCGTCTGCAGCAGCGCAGCGGCAAGGGATACCTGCTGGTGTCCGGCTGGGGATTTCTGCTCGGCACACCGTTCGCGGCCATCGCCATTCTCGCGCCGTCCCTCCCCCTCTGCCTGACGGCAATCGCCTTGGCAGAGTTCTTTCTCTTCCTCAATACCGGCCCGTTGAATACGGTCATCGTCAATGTCTCCCCCTCCGCCATCCGCTCGATGGCCTTCGCCGTCAACATCTTTTTCATTCACGCCCTGGGCGATGCCATTTCTCCGACCATCATCGGCTGGCTGTCTGACCGGTGGGGATTACAAAATTCGCTAATGGTCGCTCCGCTCGCCATCCTCGTTGCCGCCGCCTTTTCCTTTCTCAGTTGCCGTACCGTCGAGCGGGACTCGGCGCTCGCCGAACAGCAATAG
- a CDS encoding LysM peptidoglycan-binding domain-containing protein, with protein sequence MIKRPTTFASTLLLTGIIAVSAGTNSFCASSQFELDLQELQNAPPTARHQKRSATRPASHVKKELPPADEEGYSRYTIKPGDFLFKVLIRDFGLSNNAAEALLPEIQRINHLADIKRLEVGQTILIPRRQPKVKTPVSQLNASEPSPPASNKSAAAALQPEPPRHVQAPAEPPPPPKQVLTLPPGPSTAPPAAPAPPSQAKEEQPSTSVQLPSFASRLITAWTELVPGQGEIRPISLNGKTLPADRFPLLLAADGGRILVDLSGALSAQEKALLAVNYPDTRVVVRGKESVKDFFATLLHTAEFARVDNNVTVDFGSDPRLTVYFDFRVTTLPAATRGPEAVYLCIDENVPAMPQPLQDYLASNGYRVVEFDAGAAKAATDPGYDLQTIPQGAPCETTAALLDALSIRLEKNRIVSGSLSDSRFSIRVEGFFENGGKRFILSCDDSDSYNYTLLRLLQLDGYTIIHFAANSTYGTTIDTVLTALDYPHTQGTLQFPYGRYSITLTGFKVTRKVPSPGRLLITSQPAEPLFAELLKWSPDKP encoded by the coding sequence ATGATCAAACGCCCAACCACGTTCGCCAGCACCCTGCTCTTGACGGGAATCATTGCCGTTTCCGCCGGTACCAATAGTTTTTGCGCCTCTTCTCAGTTCGAGCTTGACCTTCAGGAGCTGCAGAATGCCCCACCAACGGCCCGGCACCAGAAGCGGTCGGCGACCCGACCGGCCAGCCACGTAAAGAAAGAGCTTCCCCCCGCTGACGAGGAGGGATATTCCCGCTACACGATCAAGCCGGGAGATTTTCTGTTCAAGGTCCTGATCCGTGATTTCGGCCTGTCGAACAACGCCGCCGAAGCACTCCTGCCGGAAATTCAAAGAATCAATCATCTCGCCGATATCAAGCGCCTCGAAGTCGGGCAAACGATTCTGATCCCGCGACGACAACCAAAGGTAAAGACACCCGTTTCCCAGCTTAATGCGAGCGAGCCGAGCCCTCCCGCGTCGAACAAATCGGCAGCGGCGGCATTACAGCCGGAACCACCGCGACACGTCCAAGCCCCGGCCGAGCCGCCCCCCCCTCCCAAACAGGTGCTGACTCTCCCCCCGGGCCCTTCAACCGCACCGCCAGCGGCCCCGGCCCCGCCATCGCAAGCCAAGGAGGAGCAACCTTCCACCTCGGTTCAACTTCCGTCCTTTGCGTCCCGTCTGATCACCGCCTGGACTGAGCTGGTCCCCGGGCAGGGTGAGATCCGGCCGATCAGCCTGAACGGTAAAACACTTCCCGCCGACCGTTTCCCGCTCCTCTTGGCAGCAGACGGCGGCAGGATTCTTGTCGATCTGAGCGGGGCGCTGTCGGCACAGGAGAAAGCCCTGCTGGCAGTGAATTATCCGGATACCCGGGTGGTCGTCCGCGGCAAGGAAAGCGTCAAGGACTTTTTCGCCACTCTTCTCCATACCGCAGAATTTGCCCGGGTCGACAACAACGTCACAGTTGATTTCGGTTCCGATCCCCGGCTGACGGTGTACTTCGATTTCCGGGTTACGACCCTGCCGGCAGCGACCCGCGGCCCGGAAGCGGTGTACCTCTGCATCGACGAAAATGTGCCGGCAATGCCGCAACCGCTACAAGATTATCTGGCGAGCAACGGTTACCGGGTCGTCGAGTTTGACGCCGGAGCGGCAAAAGCAGCCACCGACCCAGGCTACGACTTACAGACCATTCCCCAAGGCGCACCGTGTGAAACGACAGCGGCGCTCCTCGACGCCTTGTCGATTCGCCTGGAGAAAAACCGCATCGTCTCCGGATCGTTGTCCGACAGTCGTTTCAGCATCCGGGTCGAAGGATTCTTTGAGAATGGGGGAAAACGATTCATCCTTAGCTGCGACGATAGCGATTCGTACAACTACACGTTGTTACGGCTCCTGCAGCTCGATGGCTACACCATCATCCACTTTGCCGCCAACAGTACGTACGGGACCACAATTGATACCGTCCTGACCGCTCTCGACTACCCGCATACCCAAGGGACGCTGCAGTTCCCCTACGGCCGATATTCGATTACTCTTACCGGATTCAAGGTAACCCGCAAGGTGCCCTCGCCCGGTAGGCTGCTGATCACCTCCCAGCCAGCCGAGCCGTTATTTGCCGAATTGCTCAAATGGAGCCCCGACAAACCGTAA
- a CDS encoding tetratricopeptide repeat protein, producing MNFMKFFRTAVFRCLTGCLIIASLLSTPAFAVNSEDSQIFIAGFNAYQKKDFPTAIEKMKTVLDKYPDTPLRDMAIFWLARANFKAGYERDAAKYMSQFFKEYPDSPLKGTVEDDLLNLVARYDKGEQLPVMAKRTGVEAVAAEQAAAKKALAEKTALARQAAEAAAREKVAAEQAAVQKAAAEKAATEKAAQEKLAAEKAAADKAAQEKLAAEKAVAEQAAQEKLAAEKAAADKAAQEKLAAEKAAADKAAQEKLAAEKAAADKAAQEKLAAEKASADKAAQEKLAAEKAAAEQAAQEKLAAEKAAAEQAAQEKLAAEKASADKAAQEKLAAEKAVAEKAAQEKLAAEKAAAEQAAQEKLAAEKAVADKAAQEKLTAEKAAQEKAAAEQLAAQKAATEKAAAEKLATELRTSEAAASAKASAEMAAREQAARGKAARSSSNEDVVRRNALREKAIAEYKSLIDRFPGTRAAAAAVAKLQELGIAYPEAVKGEAAAKVVPLEKNARILSLEVGQYADVDLSLLPTGEAMEVGKRHELSFEVVNRGNGPDSFFLESGFPPEFNAQFADAAKKEVPINLTPVLAPGERFRGVLSFTVPREYIDGQKIIYPIKVASRVDRDASQARDIFLTASAPLLRAVVKTDKTEILPGQKVVYRIALLNIGTAAAQGVTLRLNYPPQYEPVGYLDGGFKQEMKAALVIDGMRLASGESREFEVAFQLKEEALAQQELYLRADVVNNELQTRDSFLSVASLVQAVSGVAVRTNSDKLVVIPGQPVSVPLIVTNTGNVREDFLIKTTLPPNISYTLYQDLNRDGIRQSNEPIINHVGPLAPKEESYVILDLSTPNTESDGTNVNVSLSFEPESDRAHGSATMIALRFSRPVIDLVMNGKGGRLKPGEVSSFELNFANRGSSMAKMVELQSFLPTDLELVASDPPFIRGTSGDYRWKFDELGAGEKRAIKVTFRVRTGTAVGTNIQVKNILKYQDQLGNRY from the coding sequence GTGAATTTTATGAAATTCTTCCGCACTGCCGTTTTCAGGTGCCTAACCGGATGTCTCATAATCGCGTCTCTCCTTTCCACTCCCGCCTTTGCCGTTAATTCAGAAGATTCCCAGATTTTTATCGCTGGCTTCAATGCCTACCAGAAAAAGGACTTTCCTACTGCCATTGAGAAGATGAAAACGGTGCTCGATAAATATCCCGATACGCCGCTCCGGGATATGGCCATCTTCTGGCTGGCGCGGGCAAATTTCAAAGCGGGCTACGAACGAGATGCTGCAAAGTATATGTCGCAGTTTTTCAAAGAGTATCCCGATAGCCCGCTCAAGGGGACCGTTGAAGACGATTTGCTGAACCTTGTGGCTCGATACGATAAGGGCGAACAGCTGCCGGTGATGGCGAAGCGGACTGGGGTTGAGGCGGTAGCGGCTGAACAGGCTGCCGCCAAAAAAGCGTTGGCGGAAAAAACTGCTTTGGCGCGACAAGCTGCTGAAGCGGCCGCCAGGGAAAAGGTTGCCGCAGAACAAGCGGCGGTCCAGAAGGCTGCAGCGGAGAAAGCTGCCACCGAGAAAGCTGCGCAAGAGAAGCTGGCGGCAGAGAAAGCTGCTGCCGACAAGGCAGCGCAGGAGAAGCTGGCAGCAGAGAAAGCCGTCGCCGAGCAGGCCGCCCAAGAGAAGTTGGCGGCAGAGAAAGCTGCTGCCGACAAGGCCGCCCAAGAGAAGCTGGCGGCAGAGAAAGCTGCTGCCGACAAGGCCGCCCAAGAGAAGCTGGCGGCAGAGAAAGCTGCTGCCGACAAGGCAGCGCAGGAGAAGCTGGCGGCAGAGAAAGCTTCTGCCGACAAGGCAGCGCAGGAGAAGCTGGCAGCAGAGAAAGCTGCCGCCGAGCAGGCTGCGCAAGAGAAGCTGGCGGCGGAGAAAGCTGCCGCCGAGCAGGCCGCCCAAGAGAAGCTGGCAGCGGAGAAAGCTTCTGCCGACAAGGCAGCGCAGGAGAAGCTGGCAGCGGAGAAAGCCGTCGCCGAGAAAGCTGCGCAAGAGAAGCTGGCAGCAGAGAAAGCTGCCGCCGAGCAGGCAGCGCAAGAGAAGCTGGCAGCGGAGAAAGCTGTTGCCGACAAGGCCGCACAAGAGAAGCTGACAGCAGAGAAAGCCGCGCAGGAGAAGGCTGCGGCTGAGCAACTGGCGGCACAGAAAGCGGCGACTGAGAAGGCTGCCGCCGAAAAGCTGGCAACCGAGCTTCGTACCTCAGAGGCTGCGGCTTCAGCAAAAGCCTCAGCCGAGATGGCCGCACGTGAGCAGGCTGCGCGGGGAAAGGCCGCTCGCAGCTCTTCCAATGAGGATGTGGTCCGCCGGAATGCCCTCCGGGAAAAGGCCATTGCGGAGTACAAGTCGCTGATCGACCGGTTCCCCGGAACACGTGCTGCAGCGGCAGCAGTGGCCAAGCTGCAAGAGCTCGGTATCGCCTATCCCGAGGCAGTGAAGGGGGAAGCGGCGGCAAAAGTGGTTCCTTTGGAGAAAAACGCCCGCATTTTGTCCCTCGAAGTCGGTCAGTATGCCGATGTGGACCTCTCGCTTCTGCCGACCGGCGAAGCTATGGAAGTAGGTAAACGTCATGAGCTGTCCTTCGAGGTTGTTAATCGGGGGAACGGGCCGGACAGCTTTTTCCTCGAGTCCGGGTTCCCGCCGGAGTTCAATGCCCAGTTTGCCGATGCGGCAAAGAAGGAAGTCCCGATCAACCTGACCCCTGTTCTGGCGCCGGGTGAACGGTTTCGGGGCGTCCTCTCCTTTACGGTGCCTCGCGAATACATCGACGGACAGAAAATCATTTATCCGATCAAGGTGGCTTCCCGGGTTGATCGCGATGCCTCGCAGGCGCGGGATATATTCCTGACGGCTTCAGCACCCCTGCTGCGAGCCGTCGTCAAGACTGACAAGACCGAAATACTTCCCGGGCAAAAGGTCGTTTACCGGATTGCGCTCCTGAACATCGGTACGGCAGCGGCCCAAGGGGTGACACTACGACTGAACTACCCGCCGCAATACGAACCGGTCGGCTATCTGGACGGCGGCTTCAAGCAAGAGATGAAGGCGGCCCTGGTCATTGACGGCATGCGGCTGGCCTCTGGCGAGAGCCGGGAGTTCGAGGTGGCCTTCCAGTTGAAAGAAGAGGCCCTTGCACAACAGGAACTGTACTTGCGGGCCGATGTGGTGAACAATGAACTGCAAACCCGGGATTCATTCCTGTCGGTTGCCTCGCTCGTCCAGGCTGTCAGCGGGGTTGCGGTCAGGACGAATAGCGACAAGCTGGTCGTTATTCCCGGTCAGCCGGTTTCGGTCCCCTTGATTGTTACCAATACCGGTAATGTGCGGGAAGACTTCCTCATTAAAACAACGCTGCCGCCCAACATCAGCTACACCTTGTACCAGGACCTGAATCGTGACGGGATCCGCCAGAGCAACGAGCCGATCATCAACCATGTCGGCCCACTGGCCCCCAAAGAAGAATCCTATGTGATTCTCGACCTCTCGACCCCAAACACCGAGTCGGACGGCACGAATGTCAATGTATCGCTCTCCTTTGAGCCGGAGAGCGACAGGGCCCATGGCAGCGCGACGATGATAGCCCTGCGTTTCTCGCGGCCGGTGATCGATCTGGTGATGAACGGTAAAGGGGGGAGGTTGAAGCCGGGTGAGGTCTCCTCGTTCGAGCTGAACTTTGCCAACCGCGGTTCGAGCATGGCCAAGATGGTTGAGCTGCAGAGCTTCCTGCCAACGGACCTCGAACTGGTCGCTTCGGACCCGCCGTTCATTCGCGGGACCAGTGGCGATTACCGCTGGAAGTTTGACGAACTGGGGGCTGGCGAGAAGCGGGCAATCAAGGTGACATTCCGGGTTCGGACCGGAACGGCGGTCGGGACGAATATTCAGGTGAAAAATATTCTGAAGTATCAGGATCAGCTCGGGAACAGGTACTGA
- the uvrB gene encoding excinuclease ABC subunit UvrB: MDRFRLVSDYVPRGDQPAAITELTDGVLRNDRHQVLLGVTGSGKTFTMANVIAGTNRPALVLAPNKTLAAQLYGEFKELFPENAVEYFVSYYDYYQPEAYIPTSDTYIEKDSSINDEIDKLRHAATRSLLTRRDVIIVASVSCIYGIGSPEAYQAMHIFFHQGDEYGRDTLLRQLVEIQYERNDLDFHRGTFRVRGDIVEIFPAHDDERAIRIEFFGDQVEGISEIDPLRGAVLQRLTKCAVYPASHYVATRETLERAIEQIRLDLEERIRWFREQNMLVEAQRLEQRTFFDIEMMEEMGFCQGIENYSRYFDGRAAGDPPYTLLDYFPRDFLLFVDESHITVSQVGGMYRGDRSRKETLVNYGFRLPAALDNRPLTFREFSDRLNQVVYVSATPADFELRQAGGVVVEQVIRPTGLLDPEIEVRPAQGQVDDLLQEIRATVAKGERLLITTLTKRMAEDLTDYYRELGIRIRYLHSDIDTIQRMQIIRDLRIGEFDVLVGINLLREGLDIPEVSLVAIFDADKEGFLRSSRSLIQTCGRAARNAAGRVIMYADAVTDSMRTCIEETKRRRALQLAFNEEHGITPQTVKKGLRSILESIEERDYYTVPTVGDAEEEYVPPADIPKLVKTLRKEMLACAKNLDFEKAAALRDRIKRLEDQELALK, encoded by the coding sequence ATGGATCGTTTCAGACTGGTAAGCGACTATGTGCCGCGCGGCGACCAGCCGGCGGCAATCACCGAGCTGACCGACGGTGTTCTGCGCAATGACCGCCACCAGGTACTCCTCGGCGTTACCGGCTCCGGCAAGACCTTCACCATGGCAAACGTCATTGCCGGGACCAACCGCCCCGCGCTGGTGCTGGCGCCGAACAAAACCCTGGCGGCACAGCTTTACGGTGAATTCAAGGAACTGTTCCCCGAAAACGCCGTCGAATATTTTGTCTCCTATTACGATTATTATCAGCCGGAAGCCTATATCCCCACCTCCGACACCTACATCGAGAAAGACTCCTCGATCAACGACGAGATCGACAAGTTGCGCCATGCCGCCACCCGTAGCCTGCTGACGAGACGGGATGTCATTATTGTCGCTTCGGTTTCGTGCATCTACGGTATTGGCTCTCCCGAAGCCTACCAGGCAATGCATATCTTCTTCCACCAGGGAGACGAGTACGGCCGCGACACCCTGCTTCGTCAGCTGGTGGAAATCCAATACGAACGGAATGACCTCGATTTCCACCGGGGGACTTTTCGCGTGCGGGGCGATATTGTCGAAATTTTCCCGGCCCATGATGACGAGCGGGCGATCCGCATCGAGTTTTTCGGCGACCAGGTCGAAGGGATCAGTGAAATCGATCCGCTCCGGGGCGCAGTCCTGCAACGGCTGACAAAATGCGCCGTCTATCCCGCCTCCCACTACGTCGCTACCCGTGAAACCCTCGAGCGCGCCATTGAACAAATCCGGCTCGACCTGGAAGAACGCATCCGCTGGTTTCGGGAGCAGAACATGTTGGTGGAGGCCCAGCGGCTCGAACAGCGGACCTTCTTCGACATTGAAATGATGGAAGAGATGGGATTCTGCCAAGGGATCGAGAATTACTCGCGTTATTTCGACGGCCGTGCCGCCGGCGACCCTCCCTACACCCTGCTCGACTATTTCCCGCGTGATTTTCTGCTGTTCGTCGACGAATCGCACATCACCGTCTCGCAGGTCGGCGGTATGTACCGCGGCGACCGGAGCCGTAAGGAGACTCTCGTCAACTATGGTTTCCGGCTCCCAGCGGCTCTCGACAACCGCCCCCTGACATTCAGAGAGTTCAGTGATCGCCTCAATCAGGTGGTTTACGTTTCGGCAACCCCTGCCGACTTTGAATTACGGCAGGCCGGCGGCGTAGTTGTCGAACAGGTCATCCGGCCGACCGGGCTTCTTGACCCTGAAATCGAAGTGCGACCGGCACAGGGGCAGGTCGACGACCTGCTGCAGGAAATCCGCGCCACAGTGGCCAAGGGCGAACGCCTGCTGATCACCACGCTGACCAAGAGGATGGCGGAAGACTTGACCGATTACTACCGGGAACTGGGCATCAGGATTCGCTATCTTCATTCGGATATCGATACCATCCAGCGAATGCAGATCATCAGGGACCTGCGCATCGGTGAATTCGACGTCCTGGTCGGCATTAATCTGCTGCGGGAAGGGCTCGACATCCCCGAAGTATCGCTTGTGGCAATTTTCGACGCCGACAAGGAAGGCTTCCTCCGCTCAAGCCGCTCGCTGATCCAGACCTGCGGCCGCGCGGCCCGCAACGCCGCAGGACGGGTGATCATGTATGCCGATGCCGTCACCGATTCCATGCGGACCTGCATCGAGGAGACCAAACGTCGTCGCGCGCTGCAACTCGCCTTCAACGAGGAGCACGGTATTACGCCTCAGACGGTAAAGAAAGGCTTGCGGTCAATCCTTGAATCAATCGAGGAAAGGGATTACTATACGGTCCCCACGGTTGGCGATGCAGAAGAAGAGTATGTGCCACCCGCCGACATTCCGAAGCTGGTCAAGACGCTGCGCAAGGAAATGCTGGCCTGCGCCAAGAATCTTGACTTCGAAAAGGCGGCAGCGCTCCGCGACCGAATCAAACGGCTCGAAGACCAGGAACTTGCCCTGAAATAA
- a CDS encoding response regulator has product MPNKLILLVEDNPDDEVLTLRALRKHNISSEVAVARDGVEALDFLFGTGTHAGRDLHLMPKLVLLDLKLPKVDGLEVLRQLRADQQTRLLPVVVFTSSNEEQDILECYNLGVNSYIRKPVDFTQLSETLHLIGSYWLQFNLTPKTPNSAK; this is encoded by the coding sequence ATGCCCAACAAACTGATCCTCCTTGTTGAAGACAACCCTGACGACGAAGTGCTGACCCTCCGCGCCTTGCGCAAACATAATATCTCGTCGGAAGTGGCCGTCGCACGGGATGGGGTCGAGGCGCTCGATTTCCTGTTCGGTACCGGTACCCACGCCGGGCGCGACTTGCACCTCATGCCAAAGCTGGTGCTTCTCGACCTCAAACTCCCCAAAGTGGACGGGCTCGAAGTCCTGCGGCAACTCCGGGCGGACCAGCAAACCAGGCTGCTGCCGGTCGTCGTGTTTACCTCGTCAAACGAGGAGCAGGACATCCTCGAATGCTACAATCTCGGCGTCAACAGCTACATCCGCAAGCCGGTCGATTTCACGCAACTCAGCGAAACGTTGCATCTGATCGGCTCGTACTGGCTCCAGTTCAATCTGACGCCCAAAACCCCCAATTCGGCCAAATAG
- a CDS encoding LysM peptidoglycan-binding domain-containing protein produces the protein MSGKLRYYMSSLILTLALGGQAYGGDYLLYAPEPSQGKKPASPEEGVLVQSITIEKGDTLYSLSRKYNGRGGYYPQILLFNEIKNPNLIYAGNSLLVPVAPAEGRQTVQPRKAASAAEAAKRPRSHAGRKLGRKDAGTAKAPKTVTTVAPPASRAGVSPSPVRQSVPARPAEPPKKAAQREQTLYEQGIEAYKTGNYRQSLEAFDLFLQRYPDSPLVPDVSLYRADTMLKLSNQQ, from the coding sequence ATGAGCGGAAAACTCAGGTATTACATGTCGTCACTGATACTCACCCTTGCGCTCGGCGGTCAGGCCTACGGCGGCGACTATCTGCTCTATGCCCCGGAACCTTCTCAGGGCAAAAAGCCGGCCAGCCCTGAAGAAGGGGTGCTTGTGCAAAGCATTACCATCGAGAAAGGCGACACCCTTTATTCGTTGTCGCGCAAGTATAACGGTCGGGGCGGCTACTATCCACAGATTCTGTTGTTCAACGAGATCAAGAATCCCAATCTGATCTATGCCGGGAACAGCCTGCTGGTGCCGGTAGCGCCGGCAGAGGGTAGGCAGACGGTGCAACCGCGGAAAGCCGCCAGTGCTGCCGAAGCGGCGAAACGGCCTCGGTCGCATGCCGGGAGGAAATTGGGACGGAAAGACGCCGGAACAGCCAAGGCCCCGAAGACGGTGACAACGGTTGCTCCGCCGGCAAGCCGTGCCGGAGTGTCGCCGTCGCCAGTGCGGCAGTCTGTGCCGGCCCGCCCCGCTGAACCACCGAAGAAAGCGGCGCAGCGGGAACAGACTCTCTACGAACAGGGGATCGAAGCATACAAAACGGGGAACTACCGGCAGTCGCTCGAAGCTTTCGACCTCTTTCTGCAGCGCTATCCCGATTCGCCGCTTGTCCCGGACGTCTCGCTCTATCGAGCCGACACCATGCTGAAACTGTCGAATCAGCAATAA
- a CDS encoding twin-arginine translocase TatA/TatE family subunit — protein sequence MFGIGMPELIVILVIVLVVFGAGRLPEIGGALGKSIRNFKKASEGKDEIEIKPEKKDDTKKEN from the coding sequence ATGTTTGGTATCGGCATGCCGGAATTGATCGTGATTCTAGTGATTGTTCTGGTGGTTTTCGGTGCGGGGAGGCTGCCGGAGATTGGTGGTGCTCTTGGCAAGAGTATCAGGAATTTTAAGAAAGCCTCCGAGGGGAAGGACGAGATTGAGATAAAACCGGAAAAGAAGGACGATACGAAAAAAGAGAACTGA
- a CDS encoding response regulator yields the protein MDDPRILLVDDEKFFLAVACEYLKDSQIRALTATSASEGLRIARIERPHLIYLDYRMPEGDGAAWCREFKRDPALHDTPLIMVVGEGKDDDRHACELAGCNGVITKPLDRRQFLESGRRFLPAIDRRTPRIPLQAVAVFRQGGASHYGTVEELSTSGIFLSSRCNIEVGEQLRLGFVLPDGHLVEVFGRVAWLNRGARRIKRSLPEGFGLEFIHLSEEDHLRIGTLIDGATGTSLSAPAEGAS from the coding sequence ATGGACGATCCACGCATCCTGCTCGTCGACGACGAGAAGTTTTTCCTCGCTGTAGCCTGCGAATATCTCAAGGATTCTCAGATAAGGGCCCTGACCGCCACCAGTGCCAGTGAAGGTCTGCGGATTGCCCGAATCGAACGTCCCCATCTCATTTATCTGGACTACCGCATGCCGGAAGGCGACGGCGCTGCCTGGTGTCGGGAATTCAAGCGTGATCCGGCACTGCACGACACTCCGCTGATCATGGTCGTTGGGGAGGGAAAGGACGATGATCGACACGCCTGTGAGCTGGCCGGTTGCAACGGGGTCATCACCAAGCCGCTCGACCGGCGGCAGTTTCTCGAATCCGGCCGTCGCTTCCTGCCGGCCATCGACCGCCGCACGCCCCGGATTCCCTTGCAGGCAGTCGCCGTCTTCAGGCAAGGCGGGGCGAGCCACTATGGCACGGTTGAAGAGCTCAGCACCAGCGGGATATTCCTTTCGTCCCGCTGCAACATCGAGGTCGGCGAACAACTCCGCCTCGGCTTTGTGCTTCCCGACGGACACCTGGTGGAAGTATTCGGCCGGGTCGCCTGGCTCAATCGTGGCGCCCGACGAATCAAGCGGAGCCTTCCCGAAGGATTCGGCCTCGAATTCATCCACCTTTCCGAAGAAGACCACCTGCGGATCGGCACATTGATTGACGGAGCAACCGGCACGTCCCTGTCCGCCCCGGCGGAGGGAGCCTCGTGA
- a CDS encoding NAD(P)/FAD-dependent oxidoreductase, whose product MKKDIPSKGAILQRDRETYAVAPHIPGGFTDTATLRKLCDVADKYGARALKLTSAQRIALFGIEEANIDPLWAELAQQPGAAIGLCVRSIKICPGTTWCKRGIQDSAALGLKIDRLYHAMELPNKMKMGVSGCMLSCAEVAVKDIGIMGTPKGWRIYIGGNAGARPRLADMLVDNVGSDDEVLAIIARIIDWYKQSGSEQRLGRLIEQRGLEQVREELLGPPASPSAAVGEPAPA is encoded by the coding sequence ATGAAGAAAGATATTCCAAGTAAAGGGGCAATCCTGCAGCGGGACCGTGAAACTTACGCCGTTGCCCCCCATATTCCCGGCGGCTTCACCGATACCGCCACGTTGCGCAAGCTGTGCGATGTGGCTGACAAATATGGCGCCAGGGCGCTGAAACTTACCTCGGCCCAGCGCATCGCCCTGTTTGGGATCGAAGAGGCGAACATCGACCCCCTCTGGGCCGAACTGGCGCAGCAGCCGGGAGCGGCAATCGGCCTCTGTGTTCGCAGCATAAAGATCTGCCCCGGCACCACCTGGTGCAAACGCGGCATTCAAGATTCGGCGGCGCTCGGCCTGAAAATAGATCGGCTCTATCACGCCATGGAACTCCCCAACAAGATGAAGATGGGCGTCTCGGGATGTATGCTCTCCTGCGCCGAGGTCGCGGTAAAGGACATCGGCATCATGGGAACCCCGAAAGGCTGGCGGATCTATATTGGCGGGAATGCAGGGGCAAGGCCCCGACTCGCCGACATGCTGGTGGACAATGTCGGCAGCGACGACGAAGTCCTGGCAATCATCGCCCGGATCATCGACTGGTATAAGCAGTCGGGTAGCGAACAGCGGCTCGGCCGGCTCATCGAACAGCGCGGACTTGAGCAGGTACGGGAAGAATTGCTCGGGCCGCCGGCCAGCCCATCGGCAGCCGTCGGCGAACCGGCTCCCGCCTGA